Proteins encoded within one genomic window of Haematobia irritans isolate KBUSLIRL chromosome 5, ASM5000362v1, whole genome shotgun sequence:
- the LOC142239019 gene encoding uncharacterized protein LOC142239019 isoform X1, with amino-acid sequence MLSLVADYSDSSPSSSDSEVDVSDEDEKLQTKLPIKQPPKPLLPSASALLSSTSKPSTGIVFNNPFLEAERAEINKLQKHVQMVESEEHLTQKNGRKICWNNRKGRCRFGNKCKYAHDSDLVAGDDDNNEGEEHPKEEISSKTPPSGNATIVKSAQLSHNNASAYQAPETTDSKLKTRKRPGLGDSIVPGKKVLKQYQSSKTKVTNS; translated from the exons ATGTTATCGCTAGTTGCTGATTATAGTGATTCTTCTCCGTCATCTTCCGACAGTGAAGTGGATGTCTCTGATGAAGATGAAAAGTTACAAACCAAACTGCCAATAAAACAACCT CCCAAACCATTATTGCCCAGTGCCAGTGCATTGCTTAGCTCTACCAGTAAACCCTCTACAGGAATTGTATTCAATAATCCATTTTTGGAAGCTGAACGAGCAGAAATTAATAAGCTTCAGAAACATGTGCAAATGGTGGAATCCGAGGAACATCTAACACAGAAAAATGGTCGAAAGATATGTTGGAACAATCGCAAAGGACGTTGTCGATTTGGTAACAAATGTAAATATGCCCATGATTCGGACTTGGTTGCTGGCGATGACGATAATAACGAGGGAGAGGAACATCCCAAGGAAGAG ATATCATCAAAAACCCCTCCATCCGGAAATGCAACAATAGTTAAATCAGCTCAATTAAGCCATAATAATGCAAGTGCCTACCAAGCGCCAGAAACCACCGATTCAAAACTAAAGACACGAAAACGTCCAGGATTGGGGGATTCTATTGTtcctggtaaaaaagttctaaaACAATATCAATCTTCAAAAACAAAAGTGACGAATtcataa
- the Rad51D gene encoding rad51 recombinase D — MSRLQIIKNTELSEYCLSILARHDINFVGEFLKEKPEKLMKILNLNAAQIQKIRNELKKTYGPIPITLAEQRSKYEKLNHRGSTLSFTFFDGTKSLEIETNGPCYSTLIGPLDDMLAPNLKVHDRKSQNDELICTHGPSHLTSKINWEICGPTGVGKTQLAMTLLCNFVHLYQTEALYIDTKLDFSASRIKQILTKRQLKPDIVAGILQAIKVERVLSAQGVVEMLETFYGELRKGSDHVIGIKMIIIDSLPAVWFLLKADSNRLAGKYLLSRLSQIVHRLCDEYDIAVIYINLSIIPTPSSEENQKKLSMAGSVLAKDDHDISDILEDDDMGVDVKNHLSYRQVMGHFWLSKPRLRLSMEYLSSDEDQEIKRSSRRLLKVLQSSCMRQGKCCTVRICDQGVV, encoded by the exons ATGAGTAGgctacaaataataaaaaatacggAATTATCCGAATATTGTCTCAGTATCTTGGCCAGACACGATATCAATTTCGTTGGGGAATTCCTTAAAGAAAAACCTgagaaattaatgaaaatactcaATTTAAATGCTgcacaaatacaaaaaattaggaatgaactaaaaaagacATACGGACCAATTCCTATAACTCTAGCAGAACAGAGGAgtaaatatgaaaaactaaacCATAGGGGATCCACACTAAGTTTTACTTTCTTCGATGGAACCAAATCACTTGAAATTGAAACCAATGGCCCCTGTTATTCCACTCTTATTGGACCACTTGATGACATGTTGGCGCCAAATTTAAAAGTTCATGACAGAAAATCTCAGAACGATGAGCTCATTTGTACCCATGGCCCTAGTCACCTAACAAGTAAAATCAATTGGGAAATATGTGGCCCAACGGGTGTGGGAAAGACACAATTAGCCATGACATTACTATGtaattttgtacatttgtatCAGACGGAGGCGTTATACATAGACACAAAACTTGACTTTTCGGCAAGCCGGATTAAGCAAATCTTAACTAAACGGCAATTGAAGCCAGATATAGTAGCTGGAATTTTGCAAGCAATTAAAGTCGAAAGAGTTTTATCAGCCCAAGGTGTAGTGGAAATGTTGGAGACATTTTATGGTGAATTGAGAAAAGGCAGTGACCatgtaattggtattaaaatgatAATCATAGATTCATTGCCAGCCGTATGGTTTCTTCTGAAAGCCGATTCTAATCGTTTGGCTGGTAAATATTTGTTATCTCGACTATCCCAGATTGTCCACAGACTTTGTGATGAATATGACATTGCTGTGATATACATTAATCTCTCGATTATACCAACTCCCTCATCAGAAGAGAATCAAAAGAAATTGAGCATGG CTGGTTCTGTTTTGGCCAAAGATGACCACGATATATCGGATATACTCGAAGATGATGATATGGGTGTTGATGTAAAAAATCATCTCAGCTATCGGCAAGTTATGGGTCACTTTTGGCTATCAAAACCTCGTTTGCGTTTATCCATGGAATACTTGTCGTCGGATGAAGATCAAGAAATTAAGAGGTCAAGTAGACGACTTCTCAAAGTATTGCAAAGTTCTTGTATGCGGCAAGGGAAATGTTGTACAGTTCGGATTTGCGATCAAGGTGTAGTTTAG